A stretch of the Triplophysa dalaica isolate WHDGS20190420 chromosome 19, ASM1584641v1, whole genome shotgun sequence genome encodes the following:
- the mrpl22 gene encoding 39S ribosomal protein L22, mitochondrial, whose translation MAASAVTWAGISAFGRLCGQINSRLLGASSQVSCLHTSTQLNSKNWERYNRIVQPPQQKDEPRRPAEIYHCRRQIKYSKDKMWYLAKLIKGMTIDQALAQLEFSDKKGAKIMKEVILEAQEMAVKNHNVEYKSNLYLAESFSGKGKYLKRIRYHGRGMFGIMDKVNCHYFVKLVEGLPPKVEQKMGFDHAKEYVEELKNRTIIYSL comes from the exons ATGGCAGCCTCCGCGGTGACATGGGCTG GTATATCCGCATTCGGACGCCTTTGTGGACAAATAAACTCTAG GTTGCTCGGTGCTTCGTCTCAAGTGTCTTGCCTTCACACAAGCACACAGTTGAACAGCAAAAACTGGGAGAGGTACAATCGCATTGTACAACCACCGCAACAGAAAGATGAGCCACGGAGACCAGCT GAGATTTATCACTGCAGACGTCAAATTAAATACAGCAAAGACAAGATGTGGTACCTGGCTAAGCTG ATCAAAGGTATGACCATTGACCAGGCACTCGCACAGCTGGAATTCAGTGACAAGAAAGGAGCTAAAATAATGAAAGAG gTCATTTTGGAAGCCCAGGAAATGGCTGTCAAGAATCACAATGTGGAATACAAATCCAATCTGTATCTCG CTGAATCGTTCTCGGGCAAGGGAAAGTATCTGAAGCGCATTCGTTATCATGGACGTGGAATGTTTGGCATCATGGACAAAGTAAACTGCCACTATTTTGTAAAGCTTGTTGAGGGGCTGCCACCCAAAGTGGAACAGAAGATGGGATTCGACCATGCCAAAGAGTATGTGGAGGAGCTGAAGAACAGAACGATTATTTACTCGCTGtag